Proteins found in one Oncorhynchus keta strain PuntledgeMale-10-30-2019 chromosome 2, Oket_V2, whole genome shotgun sequence genomic segment:
- the LOC118359614 gene encoding DNA-binding protein RFX7-like isoform X2, whose translation MTEDQQQHDQHPKLGSGISTLPSLVPGLQGTEASALQLKIKNSICKSVQSKVDNILQDVETFTDIEKLYLYLKLPSGPSNSEKRTERGSASPGELSCDQSSMSSSRTQQMHAFNWIRSHLEEHPETSLPKQEVYDEYKSYCDNLCYHPLSAADFGKIMKNVFPNMKARRLGMRGKSKYCYSGLRKKAFVHMPSLPNLELHKTGDGCEVLEASGQLCSADEEVRSAACGLVCEWAQKVLSRQFDAVEDLARFLLNSHYIGTKSVAALTVMTGTPTGVKTPLPSSAFAPTAEAHSFHSQVKTLPSPSIDAKQQLQRKIQKKQQEQMLHSPLPGEAQSRRADGGTPGVGSITCRSPALLSPHPTIGIMVAAVPSPITVQRSRQLMSPSPVGTSEGKILPVNFQVLTQSMQPVKCPKTPQNIPASPVGDRSARHRYAQILPKPSATSAITLRSPPTLLITNSPIKTVMQPTPHISSVNVVKMTTISLAPNCSTTTTLTNTTLRPASAGMGSTVSLEESRPSPRARSGSAAPILSPLARSGWATTTPTIDIKMIEGETISEGSPALGASRLTMTQEAAGGQRAGGAVPRAASVPMPHTKGSLGLEAMAGTNCNGKSSLCNNTVAATAGSNNDTNNESTLYLTVSNQNTSTTLSTNGGTVATSLIASKSPRKRTGVGPESYPTPVKRVFISQQPLGGSDGYRHGIGAGVKKLPRTGTPVRPESAPAIGKVTVKLNSTVPTRILSLSDSPIGTRGFQTVVKPQSSVQRRDIPITMDTSSIGNVSAPAGHARIQHQQHMTGNMQAMPNSSALLEQSAVSDLRNTMWVGGQLEGGKQQQQQAYAQQITDHKQASTQVMEPLAMMGQAPASSQLSMQTDMDYFHFNDDDMTQDSIVEELVQMEEQMKLNSSLQAFGADVTLQGHQSVMQGNMMSSNQTMTPYYQSVHSSTTPVQTPTPTPTPTSTSEMMGGGQGLTRESPCSHMAPTTPVDSALGSSRHTPIGTPHSNCSGSVPPSPVECRNPFAFTPINSSITCYHDGSIVSSSPVKPMQRPMATHPDKAKLEWMNNGYNKSGGNSINGISILPSYQDLVDDHFRKPHAFAIPGQSYQSQTRHHDGHYGRLTPISPVQQQAASMANLNKQESFAVPAPLDNKTTSTSSAGGTFRCRSVSPAVRQRNLSGNQSGNIPRTVVSPFTSPVTPEMINIFANSHGDVSSMAQRSQSVPVNVMMQTEVPPMQGQTNSKNITNVLLSKMDGDSDDAVRGLGINNLPSNYTARMNLTHILETTPSFPRSANHQTLMNSNTQNAYEFQKPGYLMKNSRNEQMILSAGDSQTQSATGEQQHQQSQPMLLAQNLQQQQQQLQLDFSTTVKDLLADGSRTPGNQLVGQVSELNPVGSDFRLTSDLSSSINDLNNLDTNLLFDPNQQQGQYEDSTLEELKNDPLFQQICSETANSNGFDWLESKDQPTVGLMG comes from the exons ATGACTGAGGATCAACAACAACATGATCAGCACCCGAAGCTGGGCTCTGGAATAAGCACCTTACCATCCCTAGTTCCTGGACTGCAAGGGACTGAGGCCAGTGCGTTGCAGCTCAAAATAAAGAATTCCATCTG TAAATCTGTACAGTCAAAGGTGGACAATATTTTG CAAGATGTGGAGACGTTTACAGACATCGAGAAACTCTACCTCTACCTTAAGTTGCCTTCTGGTCCCAGCAACAGTGAAAAAAG GACTGAGAGAGGGTCTGCCAGTCCTGGAGAACTGTCATG TGATCAGAGCTCCATGTCATCAAGCCGCACTCAACAGATGCACGCGTTCAACTGGATTCGCAGTCACCTAGAGGAACACCCAGAAACCTCTCTGCCCAAACAGGAGGTCTATGATGAGTACAA gAGCTATTGTGACAATCTCTGCTACCACCCACTGAGTGCGGCGGACTTTGGAAAGATCATGAAAAATGTATTTCCAAACATGAAGGCACGTCGACTTGGCATGAGAGGCAAATCAAA ATACTGCTATAGTGGACTGAGGAAGAAAGCCTTTGTCCACATGCCATCTTTACCCAACCTGGAGTTACATAAAACAGGGGACGGG TGTGAGGTGCTGGAGGCCTCAGGTCAGCTGTGCAGTGCGGACGAGGAGGTGCGCTCTGCGGCCTGTGGCCTGGTGTGTGAGTGGGCCCAGAAGGTGCTGAGCCGCCAGTTTGATGCTGTGGAGGACCTGGCTCGCTTCCTCCTCAACAGCCACTACATCGGCACCAAATCTGTGGCAGCCCTCACGGTCATGACTGGTACACCAACAG GAGTTAAAACGCCACTGCCATCCTCAGCATTCGCACCAACAGCTGAAGCCCACTCCTTCCACTCCCAAGTGAAGACCCTGCCCTCTCCCTCCATCGATGCCAAGCAGCAGCTCCAGCGGAAGATCCAGAAGAAGCAGCAGGAGCAGATGCTGCACTCCCCCCTCCCTGGAGAGGCTCAGTCTAGGCGGGCTGACGGGGGCACGCCTGGGGTCGGCTCCATTACCTGTAGAAGCCCAGCCCTGctctccccacatcccaccattgGCATTATGGTAGCTGCAGTCCCCAGCCCCATCACG GTACAAAGGAGCAGGCAGCTGATGTCCCCCAGTCCTGTGGGAACATCGGAGGGCAAGATTCTGCCTGTCAACTTCCAAGTGTTGACCCAGTCAATGCAGCCTGTCAAGTGTCCCAAGACCCCTCAGAATATCCCAGCCAGCCCCGTGGGGGACCGCTCTGCCCGCCACCGCTATGCCCAGATCCTGCCTAAACCCTCAGCCACCAGCGCCATCACCCTGCGCTCTCCCCCCACCCTACTCATCACCAACAGCCCCATCAAGACCGTGATGCAGCCCACACCCCACATCAGCTCTGTCAATGTGGTCAAGATGACTACCATATCCCTGGCTCCCAACTGCAGCACTACAACAACCTTAACAAACACCACCTTAAGGCCTGCCTCTGCTGGCATGGGCAGCACTGTATCCCTGGAGGAGAGCAGACCCAGCCCACGGGCCAGGAGTGGCTCTGCAGCCCCCATCCTGTCCCCCTTAGCCAGGTCAGGCTGGGCCACCACCACCCCTACCATCGACATCAAGATGATTGAGGGTGAAACCATAAGTGAAGGGAGTCCGGCCCTGGGTGCTAGCAGGCTTACTATGACTCAGGAAGCTGCAGGGGGCCAGAGGGCTGGAGGAGCTGTACCAAGGGCTGCCAGTGTGCCCATGCCTCACACTAAAGGCTCCCTGGGACTGGAGGCAATGGCTGGAACCAATTGCAATGGCAAGTCCTCTTTGTGCAACAACACTGTGGCAGCTACAGCTGGTAGCAATAATGACACCAATAACGAAAGTACTTTGTATTTGACGGTCTCCAATCAGAATACCAGCACCACTCTGTCAACCAATGGCGGCACTGTTGCCACATCACTCATCGCCTCCAAGAGCCCCAGGAAACGCACAGGCGTCGGCCCAGAGTCTTATCCCACGCCTGTCAAAAGGGTCTTCATCTCCCAGCAACCTCTTGGGGGCTCCGATGGTTACAGACATGGGATTGGTGCAGGAGTGAAGAAACTCCCCAGGACAGGAACCCCGGTCAGACCTGAAAGTGCACCAGCCATTGGTAAAGTTACTGTGAAACTGAACTCCACTGTCCCAACTCGAATCCTGTCACTCTCTGATTCCCCCATCGGAACCAGAGGCTTCCAGACTGTTGTCAAGCCACAGAGCTCCGTGCAGAGAAGAGACATTCCGATCACCATGGACACTAGCAGCATCGGCAACGTTAGTGCCCCGGCTGGTCATGCACGAATTCAGCACCAGCAGCACATGACGGGTAACATGCAAGCCATGCCCAACAGCTCTGCCCTACTGGAGCAGTCTGCTGTGAGTGACCTAAGGAACACCATGTGGGTTGGGGGCCAGCTGGAGGGAGGtaagcaacagcagcagcaagccTACGCCCAGCAGATCACAGACCACAAGCAGGCATCCACACAGGTCATGGAGCCCCTGGCCATGATGGGTCAGGCCCCAGCCTCTAGCCAGCTCTCCATGCAGACCGACATGGACTACTTCCATTTCAATGATGACGATATGACCCAGGACAGCATTGTGGAGGAGCTGGTGCAGATGGAGGAGCAGATGAAGCTCAACAGCAGTCTGCAGGCCTTCGGAGCTGACGTGACGCTGCAAGGCCATCAGTCTGTAATGCAGGGCAACATGATGTCCTCCAACCAGACAATGACCCCTTACTACCAATCAGTACACAGCAGCACCACCCCTGTCCAAACTCCCACCCCTACCCCAACTCCCACATCCACCTCTGAGATGATGGGAGGAGGCCAGGGCCTGACTAGGGAGAGCCCCTGCTCCCACATGGCCCCCACCACCCCAGTGGACAGTGCCCTGGGGAGCAGCCGACACACCCCCATCGGCACTCCACACTCCAACTGCAGCGGCAGCGTGCCCCCCAGCCCTGTGGAGTGCAGGAACCCCTTTGCCTTCACTCCCATTAACTCCAGCATTACATGCTACCACGACGGCAGCATTGTCTCCAGCAGCCCCGTCAAGCCCATGCAGAGGCCCATGGCTACTCACCCAGACAAGGCCAAACTGGAGTGGATGAACAATGGTTACAACAAAAGCGGGGGGAACTCCATCAACGGCATCAGTATCCTCCCCAGCTATCAGGACCTGGTCGACGACCACTTCCGAAAGCCCCATGCCTTCGCCATCCCTGGCCAGTCCTATCAGTCTCAGACGAGGCACCACGACGGACACTACGGCCGCCTGACACCCATCTCTCCGGTGCAGCAGCAGGCAGCCAGTATGGCCAACCTGAACAAGCAGGAGAGCTTTGCTGTGCCCGCCCCTCTGGACAACAAGACCACCAGTACATCTTCAGCAGGCGGGACCTTCCGCTGTCGTAGTGTAAGCCCTGCCGTGCGCCAGCGAAACCTGAGTGGCAACCAGAGTGGCAACATCCCCCGAACAGTGGTGTCCCCCTTCACCTCCCCCGTGACCCCCGAGATGATCAACATCTTCGCCAACAGCCATGGGGATGTCAGCAGCATGGCACAGAGGAGCCAGTCTGTGCCTGTTAACGTGATGATGCAGACGGAGGTGCCGCCCATGCAGGGCCAGACCAACAGCAAAAATATCACCAACGTGCTCCTGAGCAAGATGGACGGGGACAGTGACGACGCGGTGCGGGGCCTGGGTATCAACAACCTTCCGTCCAACTACACAGCCCGCATGAACCTCACCCACATCTTAGAGACCACTCCCAGCTTCCCCAGAAGTGCCAACCATCAGACTCTGATGAATTCCAACACTCAGAATGCGTACGAGTTTCAGAAGCCTGGTTACCTCATGAAGAACTCTAGGAACGAACAGATGATTCTCTCAGCAGGTGACAGCCAAACACAATCAGCTACTGGAGAACAGCAGCATCAGCAGAGCCAGCCTATGCTGCTGGCCCAGAACcttcagcagcaacaacaacagctgcAGCTAGATTTCAGCACCACCGTTAAAGACCTCTTAGCGGACGGGAGCCGTACTCCTGGCAATCAGCTTGTGGGACAGGTGTCAGAACTCAACCCTGTGGGGTCTGATTTTCGACTGACCTCTGATCTTTCCAGTAGCATCAATGACCTGAACAATTTGGACACAAACCTTCTGTTTGACCCCAATCAGCAGCAGGGACAATATGAAGACTCTACACTGGAGGAACTGAAGAATGATCCGCTGTTCCAGCAGATTTGCAGCGAGACTGCGAATTCCAATGGATTTGATTGGCTGGAAAGTAAAGACCAGCCCACAGTTGGGTTAATGGGTTAA